The window GTACTTGGGATCAATGAGGGAAATTCTCATGTGCTCGGACATCTCACTAATTGGAATTAGCTCACCAGTGATAGGAGAAACAACAAACTTTGTTGGGTCTCTTTCAGCAGGGATCCTCTCCTCGGGTCTCTTCCAGTTCTTCACAATCCTCATAGGTGGTTCTTGTTCCTCATTTGTTCTTGCGCCCTTCTCACCATCATTCTCTTCAATACTTGCAACCCTCATGCCTTCCTCAACAAGCTGCATCTCTTCTTCATCCATTTCCATTTCCACCTCCTTTCCAGGCTCAATGATTTCATCTTCATCCATAGCAGATATCTTGCTCCTCCTTATAACTTCCTCAAGTGTCATTGGAGGGGGCAAGTCCTCGTCTTCATCATCTGCAAAGTCTATagtctcaaccacaacaaaatcatgCCAATCAATCATTGCCATTTGCATCCGCTCCTGTTCAATCTCATCCTCAGCTTTCTGTCTTGCCTGCTCCTGTGAGCGTTCCCATTCAAGCCGATGCAAGCCCCTTTCAAGCACAGTGGTCATGTCAGAAACACTCTTTGTCAACTTCTCAGTCAAACCCTTTGGAGGCATCAAAACTTTAGAATATGCATCAGCAAGTCCAGTAAAAAAGGTGAACATGCTATGGGTTGGCTTCAAAAAGTGGAACTGAGGATTGTTCATCTCCCTATTCGTCAATCCAGTCAAGAAAGCTTGCCCATTTCGAGCTACAAACTGAGCTGTGAGCTTAATAATATCAAGTTCCTCTCCAGTAATCCCTTCTGGAAGCCGAACAGTATACTGCTCAGCTTCTGGGGGTTCAAGAACCTTAGGAGGAGGTAATCTAAACTGGGCTGAAGGATCCGGTTTCGGAGCTGCTTCATTTTCATCAGCAGCTGAATCAGGTTTCGGAGCTGAATCAGGAGCAGCTGAATCCGCAGGCTGTGAAGTAGGCTGCTGTCCAGGAGCTTGATTCTGAGCACGAAATTCTGCCAAACGATGCTGGTAATAAGCATGGTACGGATCCGacgaatttaaaaaattgaacttgGCATTATTAGCATTGTTTGCAATAATCCTCTTCTCAAACTCAGGTCCATTTTTTGCCACAAATTGCGAGGTCTTATCAACAATACTTCTAATATCAGGTGGAGGATGAATAATTCCAATAGTTCTCGTATGGGTCGCAACTGGTGCTCTGCTCTGCTCCTCACTTTCCGTTCTATCCTCCCTCGGCTGCTGTTCTACCACTTGCGAGGGTGGAGGAGGAGACCCATCTCCATTAACAGGAGGTGCTGGAAGCGGTAAGATTGCTGTGGAAGACATTATTTTCTCTCCAAGTCTCAATCAAAAATCCCAACAACAACCCACATCAAACCAGCTCCTCGCCAAAGAAATCCCCACAAATTCTTTAGTTAAAAATACCTGCAAATAGCAACTttgcaataaattttatttataagaacgCAGAGAGCCCGAAAACccaaaatgattaatttattattatttttaataagaacCCACCAGTTTCCCGGTCCAGAAAAAACCTAACCTTAATTAAAACCAGTCACTGAATTCTTCATTCATCTCAAGATTGAAAACCCTAATCACTGAATAACATATAACtaaagaaaatgattaatttcTAATCAGACTAAGATAGTATAACCTATATAGATTAATAAATGGAAAGATAACTTACTATGGAGTAGAAAGGATTGAGATTAGGGAATTTCGATCTGCTAGGGTTTTatacaaaaagagagaaagacagAGAGTGTAAGAGAGATCCAGTGAAGATTTTATGATacgggaaagaaaaaaaaaaaaaaaaacccgactcgttttatattttggtttcaaccaatttgttttcttaaacgGGTCGGGTTGATTTTCTTCCCTTTTACACTCGGGCCCATTATGCATACGGATACCAAAAAAGACcgttaagaattttatttatttatttatttattttagagacTCTTTCTGCCATTTACTTGGTAAAGTGAagctgaaaatattaaaaaaacttcacaataattttctttttatcgtCTTCTTAAATGTAAAGAGATTTCTATGGACAACAAATAGGCAATGCTCAATAGATTTAGGACatggtttaaaaaaacaatagttcTCCTAACTTGcatatattaatctaaaacGTCCCAATACAGCAATTCAATAGCTAATACTTAAAGACTattcttttttcataaaatgttaaaaaaataaaattagagaaaacctaaaatatatatatataatttaaatctaaTGAAATTAaggtatataattaaaaaagaagacttGGTAATGTCTATTAATTCAtgaatatcatattaaataacATCTATATGTCTTCACAACATAATTATTGTTTGAGTTtagtttcattgtattttaatttatatttaattaaaatattataacaagTGTTATAAGTGGATCTGCAGCATCACACGGGTCATTTAGATAGCATTTGTATATTGTTTCAGGATATaaaagattgaataaaaatgcattttattgCAAAAGGTTTTTGCCgatagaattttaatttaaataaaagctcTCATCATAAAGAGCTCATGAATACTTAATTTGGATAATTTAATTGCTGAATTTGaaagatataattaataaattaataaatacaaatgaaaatattGATAGAATTTTATCATCAGTAAATTACAATAACATTTACCAAAAAACTATTTCCCTATTATGTCCATTAGTATCTACCGATGAAAATTTCTTGTCAGCATATACTGAAGGAATTGCAATTGAAaatgatggaattaaaaaaaaaatacatgtcatTATTATAGACGATATTACTGATGAAATGAACTCGCCACTAAGATCCATCGATGAATCTGTTGGTAATTTTTAAGTTATAACCTAGCAATCGACCTCTCATTTCccctccttctcttcttcttctttcattttttttgtaaaaaaagtaAACAATAACCCCTCCCCTctattttatcacaaatcaaaCTAACTTCATCACAAATCCAGTCACCGCAACACTTATTCTATCAGTATCCCtgttcttgattaatttttttgaaaacccaCATCAAGCAAACAAAactatccattttttttgttgtaactcattttttaaattttaatttttatggcaTTTTGATGTAATATATGAAGTTTGTTTATGTgcttacttgttttatagtttttctcaTAGAAAATTCTTGTATGATTTGTATATTTAGAGTTTGTTTaggattttgaaaaattatatttatttgtaatttaatgaaattgagtttgattttgtgatttaggtgttttgtaatgaaataaataatgacttatttaatcggtacatttcatattttatcacttttattgttaagttgaaaatttcaataaatattatgaaatttgaatttttatagaaaattgataatgattcaattaaaatagattgaataaatttgagttaaaccaataataactaattaattggatactgataatttgtttagttcacataattaattaatacatgttgtcatcaatattttatataggtttTATATAAGTTGTTGTTACCTAATCTGGGGCCCcacataaatatacaaaaaagaaaaaaaagaaaaaacccaaaaaataagaaaaaggaaatacaaaaaaattgaaaatgttgaaaaaagtaaaaaaaaaaatataagtggaGAGAACATGAAGAACGCCCAAAACATTGTCAAATACTAGTTGGGAAGGGTCAAAATATACAAGGTTGGAAAAATGAGCAGTGTAATATGAACTGGTGAAGGCCcattgaattgaaaatttgaatttagaaataaaatttaaaattggatgtttaaggACCCAAATGGTATATTTCAAGATTTAATTAGATTTATTGAAGATTtagttgcaaaaaaataatatttgagcttaatttgagctataattgaaagaaattgcaGTTTGTGgattaaattacaatttaataagttaatctGGTCAAATTAgaagcttaattgcataaatattaaagtttgataaataattaaggacttgattgaaaaaattcaaaactaagaaccaaacaaaaaaaaaaacacgtctTCAGGAACTAAAATTGATGAAATCAAGTTTTTCAAACAAGGTTAAAAGTTAAAGGATTAACATTAAACTACTTTAATCTTAAATCAAACACAGTCTAACCGTTGAAAGAGGGAGGGTAGatgattttaaaggaaaaaatatatattagagtTTATGCATTTTCTctcccatttatttttattttaaatttcatttatattttttttcaactgttTAATTTTGGATCCATAATatgaattatataatattttatacttatattaattaaatttgatttaacttATTACATGACTCgtcttttacttgaaaatacatcaaaatattttttttagattttttttaatctttatatcagtatatcaaaaccatttaaaaatactaaaaacaatcaatttaatatttattttcaagaaaaaataatatttaaaaagcaccTAAAAGCATATATAACCTCACTCGCAAACACATAATATAATCTTACTATCTTAACATTTTTCATGtagatttttaactttataatattatttcttaaacTAGTTTAATtcctttattttaatgtatgtttatttatacaaattcCATTAGgtcagttaaaaaataatttgatttaatatgtcAAACTCGTGATTCGGGTTATAAAactgagataatctcatagaaaaaaatcaaaataaattatgaaatttaattctcaatcagtcaaatattgaaaaataagactaaaataataaatcaattaaaaaaagaacatgaaaaacaacccaaatcaacctgtcaaactcatgacccgagtcataaAACCAAGATAACCTcgttgaaagaaaataaaaaaatagcataatttaATTCAGATTATCTTGTCAAATCTATGACTTTAGTGATGAGACTagaataacccaataaaaagcaaatcaaaacaaattataaaactcaattttcaatcgaTCAAGTCAGACCCAATGTTGAActataaaatttgtaaaaatattaattaaaaaaatgaccaaaaaatAAGCCTAGTCAAtatgggttaacccgttaagTACTATTTCTGGATCATGAGGTcgggataatctcataaaaatcaaaccgaaataaatcataaaacctaattctcaatcaaacaccatattaaatgatgaaattgggaaaaaatcaattaaaaaaatagaagaacaaATTGAGTCAGCTAGATTAATCTGTCAAACCCACAACCCAATTCATGgggttaaaataccaaaacctGTAACCCTGATCATTAGACCAAGAtatcccaataaaaaaaatcaaaacaaattatgaaatttaattctcaatcaacctaatattaaatgataaaattaaaaaatataatcattaaaaaatataaaaaaagtaatttcagtTAATTTGGATTAACCCGTTAAATATTATtctcaaatctaatttttaatgaacacaacattaaaaaatatagtttaaaatgaaaagttaaataagaaaggaaataagtttcaattgatttaattagtCAAACTCATTATTTATGTCttgataacttaataaaaaaacaaattaaaaaaagtatttatcaCGAACACACAGAGCACGTGGggaaatactattaattattacAGTACTTTCCAGTATTGTTAATAATATAGTATAATGATCGCAGAATAGCCTAGCTAGAAAAAAAAGCTACCGTTAATGTTTGCTCATTGAGTGGTTGggagtgatttttaaaattacttttaaaaagttataattttttttgaactaatatatttttaaattattttgatgtgttaattttaaaaataatttttaaaaaatacaaaaatattattaatatattttttaaaataaaaaatattttaaaaacaaccacgatcataatttaaaaataatttttttttatcggtttTCAACGGTTTTGCTTCGATCAGTTAGAGGCGGCAAACGGTGTTCCATCTTTATTCGAGGCTCTTCTTTGTGGGCCCAGAACAGGGTCTATAGTACAGTACAGAGTGCAATAAATGGAAACGTAGTTACTACTAGATAGGCTCTTCTTTTCTCCGGGGGCACAACATGCATCCATGCTGCTGTATGAGTTGtattttttagtgtattttatttgaaaatatattaaaataatatttttttatttttaaaaattaatttttatatcaccatataaaaatattaatttaaaataaaaaaaattaaaccttttaACAAACAGACCATACATTAACCATAGCTTTTCTTTTAGGAATTATTAGCGACTGTATTTATataaccatgtttttaaaattttttagttttaaattaataattttatatattttttaatttttatatatattaatatcaaatataaataaaaaaatattattttcatatatttttaaataaaaaatattttaaaaactaatatttttcataGTCACAAACAATAGATAAACATCTAATTGCATCAAGTTTAACTAGCTTATATAGTACCTTTTCATACTCATCAAGTCTTTGACATTTATAATTAGGTGGAGGGTATGAGATATAAAGTGTTGAACTTGAACTAcgactaaatttaattttcttgtactgatttctcttatatatagtttttttttaaaaaaaaaaagtacctcTTGAACCTATAAAATAGGTGGGATTTTGCCGAACTATGTTAAATTTTATGTCCTGAGCAAAGGGTAAAATCTagcaaatattttatgattaattataACCTATCCCTATGGCTTAACGTACGTgaccatttaatttatttttattatttcaaaaactatatatttaatttgtttataactTAGttcattaatttgttaattttattttctcgagttattttattttttgttgaaaataaagaaaagagaagcattaagatggaaaaaaaaaaagacaccaaTTGGGGGAAAAACTAATGTAATCAATGGAGGTTGGAGATCAATGTTGGTCCAAGgactatttaattaattttaataatatgggGACTAATTAATCAATGTAAACAAACTAGAAAGACTAAGTTACAATAACTCAATATTATAGGAGGCCACAATTTCATTAATTTGAATATAagaatgaatatttatttaatccCTATCAATCtagagaaa is drawn from Populus nigra chromosome 5, ddPopNigr1.1, whole genome shotgun sequence and contains these coding sequences:
- the LOC133695019 gene encoding probable splicing factor 3A subunit 1 encodes the protein MSSTAILPLPAPPVNGDGSPPPPSQVVEQQPREDRTESEEQSRAPVATHTRTIGIIHPPPDIRSIVDKTSQFVAKNGPEFEKRIIANNANNAKFNFLNSSDPYHAYYQHRLAEFRAQNQAPGQQPTSQPADSAAPDSAPKPDSAADENEAAPKPDPSAQFRLPPPKVLEPPEAEQYTVRLPEGITGEELDIIKLTAQFVARNGQAFLTGLTNREMNNPQFHFLKPTHSMFTFFTGLADAYSKVLMPPKGLTEKLTKSVSDMTTVLERGLHRLEWERSQEQARQKAEDEIEQERMQMAMIDWHDFVVVETIDFADDEDEDLPPPMTLEEVIRRSKISAMDEDEIIEPGKEVEMEMDEEEMQLVEEGMRVASIEENDGEKGARTNEEQEPPMRIVKNWKRPEERIPAERDPTKFVVSPITGELIPISEMSEHMRISLIDPKYKEQKERMFAKIRETTLAQDDEISRNIVGLARLRPDIFGTTEEEVSNAVKAEIEKKKDEQPKQVIWDGHTGSIGRTANQAMSQNANGEDQNEAVNNDVRNLPGPAAPPPRPGMLTVRPLPPPPGLQLNLPRAPPNTVQYSGPTAGAYLVHPQRPVSIPIMQPNYPPPMQMAPGQQHIMVNRPPPMPPSMSGNPSLPVPPPPGSEYNSMAVPRPFAPHPVSQPGLHMMPPPPPLPQGMPPPPPPEDAPPPLPDEPEPKRQRLDDSALVPEDQFLAQHPGLVRVTVAVPNIDEGNLKGQVLEITMQSLSETVGSLKEKIAGEIQLPANKQKLSGKAGFLKDNMSLAYYNVGPGELLALSLRERGGRKR